The genomic window TAAATTCCAAGATCCACTGCGTGCTTAGTACTAAGAACCATGTGTAAATCATGGTCAACAACGAGGTTGTTTTCAATTCCGACAGCACGTCCCCCTTTTCCTTCTAGCAAGAGCTCTACCGCATACGCTCCGAGGCGACTGGCGAGAACACGGTCAAATGCTGTTGGAGAGCCGCCGCGCTGCATATGTCCTAAGACAGAAACTCGGGTATCAAAATTCGTGGCCTCCTCCAATTCTTTAGCAAATTCCATTCCCGTTGTCACACCTTCTGCCACAATGATAATACTATGCTTCTTTCCCCTTGTATGTCCCTTTATTAGCCTAGCAGCAATTTCATCCATATTATATTTCTCTTCTGGAATAAGTATTGTCTCTGCTCCGCCAGCTAATCCTGCCCAAAGAGCAATGTCTCCTGCATTTCTTCCCATGACTTCGATAATAAATGTACGTTCATGAGAAGTAGCTGTATCGCGAATTTTATCAATAGCGTCAATAACCGTGTTAATAGCCGTATCAAAACCAATCGTATATTGAGTTCCTGCAATATCATTGTCTATCGTTCCCGGCACACCAATACATGGGAAGCCTTGCGAAGATAGTGCTCTTGCACCATGATAGGATCCATCTCCCCCAATTACGACTAATCCTTCAATCCCAAGTTTCTTTAACTGGTCGATCCCTCTTTGCTGACCGTCTTTTGTTTTGAATTCCTCACATCGAGCAGAGTAAAGGATCGTACCACCGCGATGTATAATATCTCCAACAGAACCTAGCTCCAGTTTCTTAATATTGCCGCTGATGAGCCCCGAATATCCTCCTAAAATCCCAAAAACCTCGATATCATGATAAATAGCTTTTCTTACTACAGCACGAATAGCAGCGTTCATGCCTGGAGAATCTCCTCCACTCGTAAGCACTCCAATTCTTTTCACACGTTCACCTCAAATTCTATTTGAAAAAAATAACTACTCCCAATTCAATAAAGAGAAAATCAAATTCACTAATAGAAAGGGAAATATTAGAATTCACAAATTGGCATACATTTAAAATACCATGAAGACATTGGTATCACAACTGAATTAGAAAAACGGAGCGCCTTCAGAACAATGAATTGACAATTGTTCCTGCGATTATTAATCGCTGAAGCTTTCCTTTCTACTCACCCTCGTCAAGCATAAGACGAGCCCCTTGGAAATGTGTTCTTTTCCTTCTGTAAAATTTCGATCTGTCAAAAAAAAAGAACATGCTGTAATAGCACGTTCTTATTTTACCCCGATAAATTCCTTTAAATTAGAAAACTCACCAATGGATTTATACTTATCATATCGATGATTGATTAATTGATTCTCTGTAAATCCTTTAAGCTCTTTCAATGAGTTAAGGAGGTTTCCATCAATGAATTGAGCCTGCTGCTCTAAATCTTTATGTGCCCCACCTTTAACCTCAGGAATAATTTCATCAACGATTCCTAATTCTTTAAGATCGGGAGCTGTTATTCTCATGCTCTCAGCTGCTCTTTTCGCTTGTGTGGCGTCCTTCCATAAAATCGCTGCAGCACCTTCAGGGGAGATAACCGAATACGTTGAATTCTCAAGCATATGAATATGATTTCCTACACCTAGTGCTAAAGCTCCTCCGCTTCCGCCTTCTCCAATAACGATGCAAACAACAGGCACCTTTAAGCTAGCCATTTCAAATAAATTTCGGGCAATTGCTTCACTTTGCCCTCTCTCCTCGGCTGCTTTACCAGGATAAGCCCCCTTCGTATCAATAAAACAAATAATCGGGCGTCTAAATTTTTCAGCCTGCTTCATAAGCCTTAGAGCTTTACGGTATCCCTCAGGATGAGGCATTCCAAAATTCCTGCGGATATTTTCTTTCGTATCCTTCCCTCTCTGATGACCAATTACAGTAACCGGAAGCCCTTTATATTTAGCAATTCCGCCAACTATCGCCTCATCATCTGCAAATGTTCGATCTCCATGGCATTCAAAGAAATCAGTGAATAGACGTGAAATATAATCCAGGGTCGTTGGACGGCCAGGGTGTCTTGCGATTTGCACACGATCCCAAGGTTTCATATTTTCATATATCTCTTTTTCTAATTTCTCTAACCGTGCTTCTAATTTTTCAATTTCAGCAGATAAGTCCACATCTGCATTTTTCGTAAATTCCTTTAGCTCCGATATTTTCTCCCTAAGCTCAATAACCGGTCTTTCAAATTCAAGGACTCCTACCATTCGAGGTCACCTCCTTGTTCATGTATCGATAGAATTGTGGCAATTTGTTCTTTCAAATCTAACCTTGAAATAACGGCATCCAATTGTCCGTGTTTTAATAAAAATTCAGAGGTCTGAAAATCCTCCGGCAGTTCTTCCCTAATTGTCTGCTCAATGATTCTCCGTCCCGCAAAGCCTATTAATGCCCCTGGTTCTGCCAGATTATAATCACCGAGTGATGCAAAGCTTGCAGAAACCCCTCCAGTTGTCGGGTGTGTCATAATGGAGATAATTAATCCGCCATTATCACTAAATCTTTTTAGAGCCACACTAGTTTTTGCCATTTGCATAAGGCTAAGTACTCCTTCCTGCATTCTGGCTCCACCTGAAGCTGTGAAGATAATGAAAGGTACTGACAATTCATCTGCTTTTTCAATTGCTAGAGTAATTTTTTCTCCAACAACTGATCCCATACTGCCCATTCTAAACGTTGAATCCATAACAGCAACGACAATCTGATGTCCGTTAACTGTACCAATTCCAGTAACAACGGCTTCGTTAATACCCGATTTTTTCCTGTCCTTTTCAAGTTTTTCAATGTAATCAGGGAAATTCAATGGGTTTTCAGAAATCATTCCCGCATTCAATTCTTCGAAGCTGCCCTCATCAAGAAAGCTATCTAACCGCTCTCCTGAATCCATAGTATGATGGTATTGGCAATGCAAGCAAACCTTTACATTCTTCATTAATTCTTTTGTATACATGATTTTTTTGCAGTTCGGACATTTCGTCATAATTCCTTCGGGAACATCCTGCTTGGCTGCTTCCGAAGGAATTGTCGCGTATTTCTTCTTTTTTGGTTTTGTAAAAATCTCCTTAAGCAAGGTGAAACCTCCCGTTCTATAAATAACAGCGTTTCTTTTAATAACAGAAGTGGTCAGACCACTAATGACAAAAATAAATGAGTGCAGGAAAACTTGTCTATCTTTACAAATATAGAGTAAAAGAGCTACAAAATTTGCAAAAAGCTGTCGTTAATCATTCGACAATTTTCTTAACTCTTTATAGGCTTTCCTAACCTCAGATTCTTTTCTTATTAAAAGTTTATCGACTACATTCATATATTCCTGCTTGTCTGCTTCCATTTTGAATATTTTCAAGGAATTATAATAGTCTTTCAATATCGTCCATATTCGTAGAAGCAAATGATTATCAGCAAGGTGTACAATTTTTAGGAAAAAATCTTCATCCGTAAATGATGAGGTTTCTGCCCACTTTTTTAAGTCCTGCAGCTTATCCCTTGATTTGACCAGTACTAGCGACAAGCAGTCCATTTCAATCAAAAACTTTGTCTCCGCAATGTCCGCTTTCGCTTTTTCATCCTGAAGAATAAAGGTACTGATTAGTTGAACAAGCTGATGACCTTTAAAATCGCGAATGAAGGTTCCTTCTCCTCTTCTAGTTTCAATTAATCCTAGAAGCTCAAGTGCTCTTAGCGCTTCACGAACGGAAGAGCGCCCAACTAATAGGCGCTCACACAATTCTCGTTCAGAAGGTAATTTATCTCCAGCCTTTAGACCCTCTTGTTCGATCATCAGTCTTAGCTGTTTGACAATTTCCACATATATCTTTGAATCTTGCTTACCTAAATCCACGTTAAAGGTTCACTCACTTTTCCCAATAACTGCAAGTTTTCGTGTTTTCTCTTTGACAGCTTCCGGATCAACTTTAATTCGAGCTACCCCAGTCTCCATCGCTGCTTTTGCTACTGCAGCAGCAACCTCTGGTGCAACCCTAGGGTCAAAAGGACCTGGAATCACATAGTCTGCATTTAGTTCATCTTTTGTTATAAGATTGGCTATCGCTTCTACTGCTGCTATCTTCATCTTTTCATTAATGTGTGTCGCCCTTACATCTAAAGCACCACGGAAAATTCCTGGGAAGGCGAGAACATTATTTACCTGATTAGGGAAATCGGATCTTCCCGTTCCAATTACGGCAGCACCTGCTGCCTTCGCTTCATCAGGCATAATTTCTGGGGTCGGATTCGCCATTGCAAAAATAATCGGATCTTGGTTCATGGAACCAACCATATCTGCTGTCAAGGAGCCAGCTGCAGAAACTCCGATGAACACATCTGCACCTTTAATGACATCTGCAAGACTTCCTTGAACCTTATCACGGTTCGTAAATTTGGCGACATTCGTTTTTATATCATTCATCCCATGCGAACGGCCTTCATAAATCGCACCCTTAGTATCGCACATAATGATATCTCTTACTCCATATGTGTAAAGGAGCTTAATAATAGCTATCCCCGCAGCACCGGCTCCATTTGCGACAACGCGGATTTCATTCATTTTCTTTCCTGTAATCTTTAATGCATTAACAAGTCCAGCAACAGTTACAATAGCGGTTCCATGCTGGTCATCATGAAAAACAGGGATATTTGCTTCTTTCTTTAATCTTTCTTCAATCACAAAGCAATTTGGGGCAGCAATATCCTCTAAATTAACGCCTCCAAAAGTAGGCTCAAGTAATTTAACCGTTTCAACGATTTTATCAATATCCGTTGTATTTAGACAAATTGGAAATGCATCTACACCAGCAAAGCTTTTGAATAGGACAGCTTTTCCTTCCATAACAGGCAGTGCGGCCTGGGGGCCTATGTTACCAAGTCCAAGGACAGCTGTACCATCTGATACGACTGCTACCATATTGCCTTTCATTGTATATTCGTATACAGATTCAGGCTTATCATAAATCTCCTTGCAAGGCTCTGCAACTCCAGGTGAGTATGCGAGACTTAAGTCTCTGGCATCTCTCACTGGTACTTTAGACTTCGATTCAAGTTTACCTTGGTTAACTCTATGCATATGAAGAGCTTCTTCACGTAAAGTCATGCTCTTTCCACTCCTTTGGATTGCTTATGAATTTGGCAGCACTATACGTATGTAAAAACAAAATAAAACTTCACGTATACAAGTTCTATTACAGATGACATCATTTCTTTATGCGATGTTCTAAGCAGTCAGCTAGTAAAATTCAAATTGTTGTTCTTTAATTGATATAATCTTTCTATCGACCAATTGTAGAAATCCTTCAGACTCTCGGTGGTCAGACCAATTTCTCTTTTAACAAATATACCATATTTGTTGATGATGTAAAGTAATAACATGAGTCAAGAAACATACTATTTTTTTAGAATTACATGTTGATCTCCAAGGATTCCCTTTAATTTTATAATAAATTCTTCAGTAGGATTGACTAAATCTTCCTCTCCTAGACGAATCCTTTTTTTCGTGCTTTCATAATATAAAATAATTTGCACTTTTCCTTCATTTTCATTAAACAATTTCTTTAGATAATGAAGGGTATCCGGATTTTCATTTTCTTTTGTAATCTTTAAATATAAAACAGGATCCTTTTTCTCTTCTCTTTCGATAGCTGCATGGACTTCGTCACATGCTTGGACAATAAATTGACGCTTTCCATCCTTTTCTTCCAGCTTACCTTCTATAAATAGAATATTTCCTTGCTTTAGAAATACGGAAAACTTGCTATATGTATCAGGAAACACAACCGCCTCCATTTCATCTGTTTGGTCACTGATAGTTAAAAAGGCCATAGCAAGATTTTTTTTTGTTCTAATTTTCTTCACATTTGCCAAGTAAACCACTGCACGGACTCGGTTCGTACTACCCTGCAATTGATATAATTGAAATGCGTTCAACATTGGCAGATGTATTTCATATGCGGCAACAGGATGGTCTGATAGATACACCCCCAGTACTTCCTTCTCAAAAGCCAATTTATCCTCCGAACGAATTGGGTCTACTTGTGTATACTTTGGTTTCGGAAAAAAATCACCTTCTGAAAAGAAATCAATTTGTTCATCCTCAATCTTCAGTAAATTCGCATGTTCCACTGCCGGATCAAGACTCGCAAGCAAGACAGCCCGGTCTTGACCAAATTCATCAAAGCTTCCAGAATGCACTAATGCCTCCAAGATCTTTCGATTAATTGCTTTGGCTGTCACTCGGATTGAGAAATCAAATAAATCATCGAACCGTTTATTCTTTCTCGAACGAAAAATTTCCTTAAGTGCAGAAGCACCAATTCCTTTAATTGCAGCCAAGCTATATCTAATAGCATCTTTTTCAACTAAGAATGAGTATCCGCTCGTATTAATGGAAGGAGGAAGAATCTTAAGATTCATTTGCTTGAGCTCCCTCACATATTGTGAAATCTTTTCTTCATTTCCAATTACGGATGTAAGCAGTGCCGCCATAAAGTGTAGTGGAAAGTGTGTCTTTAAATAGGCAAGCTGATAAGAGATAAAGCTATAGGCAACAGCATGGCTCCGGTTAAAGCCATAATTGGCAAAGCGAACGATTAAATCATATATATCATTGGCTGTTTTCTCATCGTAGCCGTTCTTTAATGCACCATTTACAAAATGTGTTCTTTCCCTGTCAAGTACTTCCTTTTGTTTTTTACTGACAGCTCTCCTTAGCAAATCAGCCTCTCCTAGTGTAAACCCCGCCAATTTAGCAGCAATTTGCATGATTTGTTCTTGGTAGACAATCACCCCATATGTATTCTCTAAAATGGGGATTAAATCGGTGTGGGGGTATGTTACCTTTTGTTTTCCATGCTTTCGATCAATAAAAAGAGGAATATTTTCCATTGGACCTGGTCTGTACAATGCATTAACGGCAACAATATCTTCAAAGCTGGACGGACGTAGCTTTTTTAATACCTTTCTCATTCCTTCAGATTCCAGCTGAAAAATTCCAGTTGTCTCCCCTTTGCTTAATAATTCAAAGGTACTAGAATCATCAAGGGGAATCGCTTTAATATTTATTCTCTGACCGGTCTTTTTTTGAATTGACATTAAAATGTTTTCAATCAGGGATAAATTTCTTAACCCTAAGAAATCCATTTTTAATAAGCCGATTTCTTCTAAATGCTCCATTGAATACTGTGTCAAATACACTCCGTCATGCCCATTTTGAATCGGTATAACATTCACTAATGGTTTTTCACTAATAACGACTCCTGCAGCATGGGTAGATGTATGTCTTGGAAGCCCCTCTAGCTTAAGCGCTGTTTCGAACAGCCTCTGATTTAAGCTTGACTCACTCACAAACCTTCGTAACGGCTCTGATTCCTTATAAGCATCCTTTAAGGAAATCCCTAATTTAGAAGGTATTCTTTTCGATAAGCTATCTAATTCTTTCGGATTTAGTCCAAAGGCTCGTCCTACATCCCGTAATGCCGCTTTTGCTGCTAAAGTTCCAAATGTAATAATCTGAGCCACGTGAAGTTCACCGTATTTTTGTGAAACATACTTGATTACTTCATCTCTGCGATGATCGGGAAAATCAATATCAATATCCGGCATCGATATACGTTCAGGGTTAAGGAAACGTTCAAAAAGAAGCTTGTGCTCTATTGGATCGGCATCTGTT from Bacillus sp. DTU_2020_1000418_1_SI_GHA_SEK_038 includes these protein-coding regions:
- a CDS encoding FadR/GntR family transcriptional regulator; the protein is MIEQEGLKAGDKLPSERELCERLLVGRSSVREALRALELLGLIETRRGEGTFIRDFKGHQLVQLISTFILQDEKAKADIAETKFLIEMDCLSLVLVKSRDKLQDLKKWAETSSFTDEDFFLKIVHLADNHLLLRIWTILKDYYNSLKIFKMEADKQEYMNVVDKLLIRKESEVRKAYKELRKLSND
- a CDS encoding NADP-dependent malic enzyme; translated protein: MTLREEALHMHRVNQGKLESKSKVPVRDARDLSLAYSPGVAEPCKEIYDKPESVYEYTMKGNMVAVVSDGTAVLGLGNIGPQAALPVMEGKAVLFKSFAGVDAFPICLNTTDIDKIVETVKLLEPTFGGVNLEDIAAPNCFVIEERLKKEANIPVFHDDQHGTAIVTVAGLVNALKITGKKMNEIRVVANGAGAAGIAIIKLLYTYGVRDIIMCDTKGAIYEGRSHGMNDIKTNVAKFTNRDKVQGSLADVIKGADVFIGVSAAGSLTADMVGSMNQDPIIFAMANPTPEIMPDEAKAAGAAVIGTGRSDFPNQVNNVLAFPGIFRGALDVRATHINEKMKIAAVEAIANLITKDELNADYVIPGPFDPRVAPEVAAAVAKAAMETGVARIKVDPEAVKEKTRKLAVIGKSE
- the pfkA gene encoding 6-phosphofructokinase translates to MKRIGVLTSGGDSPGMNAAIRAVVRKAIYHDIEVFGILGGYSGLISGNIKKLELGSVGDIIHRGGTILYSARCEEFKTKDGQQRGIDQLKKLGIEGLVVIGGDGSYHGARALSSQGFPCIGVPGTIDNDIAGTQYTIGFDTAINTVIDAIDKIRDTATSHERTFIIEVMGRNAGDIALWAGLAGGAETILIPEEKYNMDEIAARLIKGHTRGKKHSIIIVAEGVTTGMEFAKELEEATNFDTRVSVLGHMQRGGSPTAFDRVLASRLGAYAVELLLEGKGGRAVGIENNLVVDHDLHMVLSTKHAVDLGIYRLSKELSI
- the dnaE gene encoding DNA polymerase III subunit alpha, which translates into the protein MSFIHLHVYSAYSLLTSTAAVEQLVKDARQKGFSALALTDRNVMYGAVAFYKECLKQSIKPILGLTVDVVSELKPSLSYPIVLLAKNQIGFQNLLKITSVVQTKSLEGIPAKWLKAYSEGLIGISPGVEGEIEHYLATDEYENAIEAASIYKELFGESDFYLSFQNHGLAEETKIHPSLVRFSKETGIELAATNQVYYLSKEDAFAQECLMAIKNGEKLQDETREQLKNDEYYLKTAEEMAELLAEYPDALENTLKIADQCNVMIELNGQHLPKYPVEDNLSADELLEAVCLKGLNERYTNVSDEHKQRLAYELQIIKRMKFSDYFLIVWDFMRFSRENGILTGPGRGSAAGSIVAYVLYITDADPIEHKLLFERFLNPERISMPDIDIDFPDHRRDEVIKYVSQKYGELHVAQIITFGTLAAKAALRDVGRAFGLNPKELDSLSKRIPSKLGISLKDAYKESEPLRRFVSESSLNQRLFETALKLEGLPRHTSTHAAGVVISEKPLVNVIPIQNGHDGVYLTQYSMEHLEEIGLLKMDFLGLRNLSLIENILMSIQKKTGQRINIKAIPLDDSSTFELLSKGETTGIFQLESEGMRKVLKKLRPSSFEDIVAVNALYRPGPMENIPLFIDRKHGKQKVTYPHTDLIPILENTYGVIVYQEQIMQIAAKLAGFTLGEADLLRRAVSKKQKEVLDRERTHFVNGALKNGYDEKTANDIYDLIVRFANYGFNRSHAVAYSFISYQLAYLKTHFPLHFMAALLTSVIGNEEKISQYVRELKQMNLKILPPSINTSGYSFLVEKDAIRYSLAAIKGIGASALKEIFRSRKNKRFDDLFDFSIRVTAKAINRKILEALVHSGSFDEFGQDRAVLLASLDPAVEHANLLKIEDEQIDFFSEGDFFPKPKYTQVDPIRSEDKLAFEKEVLGVYLSDHPVAAYEIHLPMLNAFQLYQLQGSTNRVRAVVYLANVKKIRTKKNLAMAFLTISDQTDEMEAVVFPDTYSKFSVFLKQGNILFIEGKLEEKDGKRQFIVQACDEVHAAIEREEKKDPVLYLKITKENENPDTLHYLKKLFNENEGKVQIILYYESTKKRIRLGEEDLVNPTEEFIIKLKGILGDQHVILKK
- the accA gene encoding acetyl-CoA carboxylase carboxyl transferase subunit alpha, whose translation is MVGVLEFERPVIELREKISELKEFTKNADVDLSAEIEKLEARLEKLEKEIYENMKPWDRVQIARHPGRPTTLDYISRLFTDFFECHGDRTFADDEAIVGGIAKYKGLPVTVIGHQRGKDTKENIRRNFGMPHPEGYRKALRLMKQAEKFRRPIICFIDTKGAYPGKAAEERGQSEAIARNLFEMASLKVPVVCIVIGEGGSGGALALGVGNHIHMLENSTYSVISPEGAAAILWKDATQAKRAAESMRITAPDLKELGIVDEIIPEVKGGAHKDLEQQAQFIDGNLLNSLKELKGFTENQLINHRYDKYKSIGEFSNLKEFIGVK
- the accD gene encoding acetyl-CoA carboxylase, carboxyltransferase subunit beta, whose product is MLKEIFTKPKKKKYATIPSEAAKQDVPEGIMTKCPNCKKIMYTKELMKNVKVCLHCQYHHTMDSGERLDSFLDEGSFEELNAGMISENPLNFPDYIEKLEKDRKKSGINEAVVTGIGTVNGHQIVVAVMDSTFRMGSMGSVVGEKITLAIEKADELSVPFIIFTASGGARMQEGVLSLMQMAKTSVALKRFSDNGGLIISIMTHPTTGGVSASFASLGDYNLAEPGALIGFAGRRIIEQTIREELPEDFQTSEFLLKHGQLDAVISRLDLKEQIATILSIHEQGGDLEW